TGCTGCGCACCCGCGACGTGTTCCCGCTGTCGTCCATCGGCCTGCACACGCTGCCTTCGGGCGAGTCGGTGTACACCATGTTCGGCGCCCTGAGCGCCGCCTCGTCGCTGGACAATATCGTCCAGGAGATCCAGACCCTGGCGGAAAACGTCATCACCGCCGCCGACGATTTCGACGTCTACTTCACCCACTGATTTTCCGGAGATTCCCCATGAGCCTGTTGAAAAAGATCGTCACCGCCCTGCGTGGCGGCGCTTCGGAAGTCGGTGAGGCGATCGTCGACTCCCAAGCCCTGCGCATCCTCGACCAGGAGATCCGCGACGCCGACAACAACCTGATCGACGCGCGCAACCAGCTGGTCAAGATCATGGCCAAGCACAAGACCGCGCAGCAGCGCATCGAAGAGTTCAACAAGACCATCGGCGACTGGGAGCAGAAAGCCATCGCCGCCCTGGACAAGGGCGAAGAGGGCCTGGCCCACGAATGCGCCGCGCGCATCGCCGACCTCACCAACCAGCGCGATTCCGAACAGGCCCTGGCCGACCAGTTCGGCGCTTCGGTGAAGACCCTCACCGACACGGTCAACAAGACCGAAAGCCAGATCAAGGGCCTCAAGCAACAGGTGGACCTGATCAAGGCCCGCGAAAGCGTGCAGCGCGCCCAGGTCAGCGCGGCCTCGGCCACCGGTGGCGCCAACGGCAGCCTGGAAACGGCGGTGGGTTCGCTGGATCGCATCAAGAAGCGCCAGAGCGAGCGCGCCGCCGAGCTGGAAGCGGCGGCCGAGCTGGCGGGCAAAGCCGATGGCAGCGACCTGGAGGCGCGCCTGAAGGCCGCTGGCATCGGTGGCAGCAACAGTGGTGCCGACGATGTGCTGGCGCGTCTGAAGGCCAAGGCGGCGAAGCCTGAGTGATCAAGGGGGTGTGAGGCCAGCAGTGTTGTGCTGGCTGCACTGGCCTAAACCGTAACCCATTGGTTCGGTGCGATCTCTGTAGGAGCGGCTTTAGCCGCGATCACCCGCGAAGCGGGTGCCAGGCACCGCGTCGCCTGCATCGCGGCTGAAGCCGCTCCTACAGTGAGCAGGCGCGCACCATTGGCGCGGCCAATGAAAACCAGTATCGTGTCGCCCCCGCCAAAGGACTGCCGCGACCCCAAGGGATTCTTCATGTCGCCCTCACCACACAGGCCCTGCCTGTTCGCGTCACCTCTGGCCTGCGTCCACGCTCCGTCACAACCTCACCAAGGAGACACCCCGTGGGTTGGTTGAAACGCTTCATGGGCTTCGAGGCGCCCAAGCCCGCAGCCACTTCCGCCAAAGCCTCCGGCAACCTGCCGTTCGGCCTGGCCAGCGGCCGCCTGATCAAGCTCGACAGTTCGCTCAAGCTGCTGCTCGATGGCCACAGCGAGCTCGAAGTCCCTGACCAGGAGGTGGTCTGGGCCGTTGGCGAGGTCGATCTCGGCCAGTCGATGCGCCTGGCCCGCTTCTACATGGAAGACGAGGACTACTGGCTACAAGTGGTGATGAACGGCGCGTCGGCCGACGATGTGCGCGACATCATCCTGTTCGGCTACTACAGCGCGGTGCCCATCACCAGCGACGCTGAACTCAAGCGCCTGGTCGGCCCGGATTCGAGCATCGGCCTGCCGTACTACGAGCACGAAGGCTACGAATTCGTCCGCCAGTGGGGCAGCGAGGACGGGCAGACCGAGCTGACGCCGATCAGCGAATGGGTGACCAGCCCCGAAACCAGCTACCGCATCCAGCACCTGTCCATGCTGTATGCCCGCGAGACCGGCCTGACCGATCGCCGCGAATTCCTCCTGCTGTCGGTGGAGGAAGACGAAGAAGGGAATGTCAGCCTCACCACCTCGGTGGGCGTCACCCTGCAATCAACGGACTTTCACGTCATCTGACAAGGATCCACCATGCTCGAAGCACTTCGCATGTCGCTCAACGCCGAGGCGGTGATCGGCTTCATTCTCTACATCAGCGTGGCGCTGGTGCTGTTCTGGGTGTTCCAGTTCATCTACACCCACCTCACCCCGCACCGCGAGTTCGCCCTGATCCGCGACAACAACAGCGCCGCGGCCATCGCCCTGGGTGGCGCGCTGATCGGTTTCTCGCTGCCGGCCAGCAACATCATCGCCTACAGCGTCAGCCTGCTCGATTTCGTGGTCTGGGTAGTGATCGCCGCAGCCGTCCAACTGCTGGCCTTCGGCATCACCAGCCTGGTGCTCAAGGGCCTGGCCAACCGCATCGCCAAGGGCGAGATGGCCGCCGCGATCTATGCCGCCGCCGTGGCGATCAGCGTGGGCTTCCTCAACTCGGCCTGCATGACCCCCTCGGTCTGACTCGTTCGCGCGCAAGGAGCCCTTCATGAGACGCAGTTCCGTCAAGCTGGTATTGGCCAGCTCCCTGCCACTGGCGCTGTCCGCGTGCAGCGCGCCGGAGGAGACCTACACGGTCAGCAAACGCACCAACTACACCACCGTGCAGGCTTGTGTCGACGACAAGGTGCCGGTGGACGTGTGTTCCGACGCCTACATGCAGGCGCTGGCCGACCACCGCCGCATCGCCCCCACCTACGGTGACAAGGCCGCCTGCGAGGCCGACTTCGTGCCAGACTATTGCCAGGTGACCAGCGACGGCCGCTACATGCCGCGCCTGGGTGGCTTCGAGTTGGCGGTGTCGGGCGAGGTCAGTCAGTCGCAGGTCGACGCGGCTCGCGCCCAGATCGAGAACAGCGGCCAGGGCGGCAGCGGTGGCAGCAATGTCAACGGCTTGCTCACTGGCCTGCTGCTGGGTCAGGTGCTCAGCGGCGGCAACCGCCAGTACTACTCGCAGCCGGTCTATCAGTACCGTGACAGCCGTGGCGACTACCGCAACTCTACGCTGGGGCAGCAAGTCGACCAGGGCAAGCGTTTCGAGCGCTCCGACCAGGCCCAGAGCAGTGGCACCGGCAGCTACACCTACTCGGGTGGTTCTTCCAACCGCAACTACACCTCGACGTCCTCCACCCGCTCCAGCGTCTCTTCGTCGACCTCCCGTGGCGGCTTCGGCAGCCAGGCCACCGCGCGCAGCGGCTGGGGCGGCAAGAGCAGCGGCGGCTTCAGCTTCGGCGGTTGAGCATGCGCAGGATCAGCATCGAAGAGCGCCCGGACTGGCGCGCCACCGCCGAACGCGAGGGTTTTACCTTCCATACCATCGATGGCGAGCGCTACTGGGACGAGCGCGGCTACTACCAGTTCAGCGAGGCCCAGGTCAGCCGCGACCTGGAAGCGCCGACCCAGGAGCTGCACGCCATGTGCCTGGACGCTGTCGAACGCATCGTCGACAGCGAGGCATTGATGACCCGCCTGGCCATCCCGCCGGCGTTCTTCGACCTGGTGCGCCGTTCGTGGAAGGAGGGCCAGCGCCACCTGTATGGGCGCTTCGACTTCAGCTACGACGGCAGTGGCCCAGCCAAGCTGATCGAGGCCAACTACGACACGCCGACCTCGCTCTACGAGGCGGCGGCGTTCCAGCTGATCTGGCTGGAGGAACAGATCCAGCGTGGTGTGCTGGCGCCGCATGCCAGCCAGTTCAACACCCTGGCCGAGGACCTGGTGAAGGCTTTCGCTGCGTTCGAGCGCGAGGGCACGTTCTACTTTTCCGCCATCGGCGGCTCGGCGGAGGACCGCGGCACCACTGACTTTCTGCGCAAGATGGCCGAGCATGTCGGTATCGCCACCCGGCACATCGACCTGGAGGATATCGGCCTGGACGGTGCGGGGCGCTTCGTCGACCTTGAAGGCCGTCCGATCCCCCGGCTGTTCAAGCTGCATGCCTGGGAGCACATCTTCCACGAGGACTTCGGCCGCGCCATCGCCGGGAGCGGCACCCAGTTCATCGAGCCGGCCTGGAAGTCGCTGATCTCCAACAAGGGCATCCTGCCGCTGCTGTGGGAGTGGCACGCAGGGCACCCCAACCTGCTGCCGGCGTACCTCGACCAGGACCCGCGCAGCCCGGTGCCCAAGGGCTGGGTGCGCAAGCCGTACTTCTCCCGCGAGGGGGCCAACGTCGACATCCGCACGCCCGACGACCAGCGGGTGTTCGAGGATGGGCCCTACGACGATGCGCCCTACATCCTCCAGGCGTTTGCGCCGCTGCCGAAGTTCGGTGACAGCTACACCCTGATCGGTTCGTGGGTCATTGGCGACCAGGCCTCGGGCATTGGCATTCGCGAGGACGATAGCCTGATCACCAAGGACAGCTCGCGCTTCCTGCCCCATGTGGTGTTGGGCTGAGCCGCGTGGCAGACGAGGCGTTCTGAGGTAGGTTGCAGGACCTCTGTAGGAGCGGCTTCAGCCGCGATCAGCGTTGGAGCGGGCACCAGAACTGCGTAGCCGGCATCGCGGCTAAAGCCGCTCCTACAGCGACTGCGCAAGCCTGCTCACATGCCAGTGTTTTGATACCCGCGCCAGCCCAATCATGGGGTTGTAATGATTGCGGCGTCCGATGGTCGGTTTCAGGACGCGCCGAGTCGCCCGCGCACATCCCACCCTCGCCAGACCTGCCATGCTCTCAGGATGCCCACGGACCGAGTGCGCCAAGACACACGGCCACGGGCAAGGAGGGCGCCCGCCCCACGCCACCGTGACGTGGCCGGCGCGCCGCAGCTGAACACCGCCGGACACCTGCCCGCCACTCGGGCCGCTCCGGGTTGACGAGGTTTGCTGTATGCCTGACGAGTCGAACCACCTGCCCCTGATCCAGCGCGTCCTGACGCGCGAAAAGCACACCCCCGGCGCCTTGTTGCCGATCCTCCACGCCATCCAGGCCGGTATTGGCTACATACCCGATGCCGCTGTCGGCGAAATTGCCCATGCCCTCAACCTCAGCCTGGCCGAGGTGCGTGGGGTGATCAGCTTCTATCACGATTTCCGCACCACGCCACCGGCCCGCCATACTTTGCGCCTGTGCCGTGCCGAGTCATGCCAAAGCCGCGGCGCCGAGGCGCTGGCCGCGCAGTTGCGCGAGCAACTGGGGCTGGATGACCACGGCACCAGCGAGGACGGTGCACAGAGCCTGCGACCGGTGTATTGCCTGGGGGCTTGTGCCTGTTCGCCCGCCCTGGAGCTCGATGGCCAGTTGCATGCCCGGGTCACGCCGGAACGCCTGCGGGCGCTGGTCGCCGGCTGCCGCGAGGAGGTGAAGGCATGCTGAACCTGTGCATTCCCTGTGATTCCGTGGCCCGCGCGGTCGGTGCGGACGCGGTGGCCGACGCCCTGGTGCTGGAAGCCGAACGCCGCCAGATGCCTTTGCGTATAAAACGCACCAGTGCCCGTGGCCTGTACTGGCTGGAACCGTTGCTGGAGCTGGAAACCGAAGCGGGTCGCCTGGGCTTCGGGCTGGTCACCGTCGAGGACGTTCCTGGCCTGCTTGACGCGCTGGCCAGCGACCCTGGCAGCCATGCGCTGGCGCTGGGGCTGGTGGAGCAGATTCCTTACCTCAAGACCCAGCAACGCCTGCTCTTCGCCCGTGCCGGTATCACCCGGCCGTTGTCGCTGGACGACTACCACGCCAACGGCGGCTTCGAGGGGCTGCGCCAGGCCACGCTGATGGAGGGCGACGAAGTGGTCGCCGCCGTGCTCGACTCGGGGCTGCGCGGTCGCGGCGGCGCGGCCTTCCCGGCGGGCATCAAGTGGCGCACCGTGCGCCAGGCCCAGGCGGTGCGCAAGTATGTGGTGTGCAATGCCGACGAAGGCGATTCCGGCACTTTCGCCGACCGCATGCTGATGGAGGGCGACCCGTTCCTGTTGATCGAAGGCATGATCATCGCCGGGCTGGCGGTGGGTGCCAGCCATGGCTACATCTATGTGCGCTCGGAATACCCGGACGCCATTCGTGTGCTGAACGAAGCCATCCTGCTGGCCCGCGAAGCGGGTTATCTGGACGTCGCCGGCAACAGCCTGGCCTTCCACCTGGAGGTGCGGGTGGGGGCGGGGGCCTACATCTGCGGCGAGGAAACCGCGCTGCTCGAGTCGATCGAGGGCAAGCGTGGCATCGTCCGGGCCAAGCCGCCGCTGCCCGCGCTGGAAGGGCTGTTTGGTCAACCGACCCTGGTGCACAACGTGCTCACCCTGGCCTCGGTGCCGATCATCCTGGCCAAGGGGGCTGCCTTCTACCGTGATTTCGGCATGGGGCGTTCGCTTGGGACCTTGCCATTCCAGCTGGCGGGCAATGTCCTTCGCGGTGGGTTGGTGGAGCGAGCATTTGGCCTGACCTTGCGCGAGCTGGTTGAGGGCTACGGTGGCGGGACCGCCAGCGGCCGGCCGCTCAAGGCGGCGCAGGTTGGTGGCCCGCTGGGGGCCTGGGTGCCGCCCGCGAACTTCGACACGCCGCTGGACTACGAAGCGTTCGCCGCCATGGGCGCGATGCTCGGCCACGGTGGCGTGGTGGTCGCTGACGACACCCTGGACATGGCCGGCATGGCTCGCTTCGCCCTGCAGTTCTGCGCCGAGGAGTCCTGCGGCAAGTGCACCCCGTGCCGGATTGGCTCGACCCGTGGCGTTGAGGTGATCGACCGCCTGATCGCCAGCACCGACCCGGCCTATCGACAAAGCCAGGCCGGGCTGCTGCGCGACCTGTGCGACACGATGCAGTACGGCTCGTTGTGCGCCATGGGCGGGATGACCCCATACCCGGTGGTCAGCGCCCTCGAACACTTCCCTGCCGATTTTGGTCTGGCCACTGCGGAGGCTGAGCGATGATCCACTACTTCGACCCCAGCAACGACATCGACCTGGGCACCCCCGCGCGCACCAGCGAGACGCAGGTCAGCCTGTCCATCGACGGCCGAGCGATCAGCGTGCCGGCCGGCACCTCGGTGATGCGCGCCGCCACGCTGCTTGGCACCACTATCCCGAAACTGTGCGCTACCGACAGCCTCGAAGCCTTCGGCTCTTGCCGCATGTGCATGGTCGAGATCGACGGCATGCGTGGCTACCCGGCGTCCTGCACCACGCCGGTCACCGAAGGCATGGTGGTGCGCACGCAGACACCGCGCCTGGCCGACCTGCGGCGCAACGTGATGGAGCTGTACATCTCCGACCACCCGCTGGATTGCCTCACCTGTTCGGCCAACGGCAACTGTGAGTTGCAGACCGTCGCCGGCCAGGTCGGCCTGCGCGAGGTGCGCTATGGCTACGAGGGCGCCAACCACCTGGCCGAACAGAAGGATGTGTCCAACCCGTACTTCGACTACGAGCCCAGCAAGTGCATCGTCTGCAACCGCTGTGTGCGTGCCTGCGAGGAGATTCAGGGCACCTTCGCCTTGACCATCACCGGGCGCGGTTTCGACTCGCGGGTGGCGGCGGCGGGTGGCGACGACTTTCTCGCTTCTGAATGCGTGTCGTGCGGTGCCTGTGTGCAGGCATGCCCCACCGCCACATTGAGCGAAAAGAGTCTGGTACAGATGGGGCAGCCCGAACGGGCGGTGATCACCACCTGCGCCTACTGTGGCGTGGGCTGCTCGTTCCGCGCCGAAATGAAAGGCGACCAGCTGGTGCGTATGGTCCCGGACAAGCAGGGCGGCGCCAACCATGGCCACGCCTGCGTCAAAGGTCGCTTTGCCTGGGGCTACGCGACTCATCCGGACCGCATCACCAAACCCATGATCCGCAAGCGCCTGCAAGACCCTTGGCAGGAGGTCAGCTGGGACGAGGCGGTAACCTACGCCGCCAGCGAGTTCAGGCGCATCCAGCTCAAGTACGGGCGCGATTCCATCGGTGGTATCACTTCCAGCCGTTGCACCAACGAAGAGGCGTACCTGGTCCAGAAGCTGGTGCGCACGGCCTTCGGCAACAACAACGTCGACACCTGCGCGCGGGTCTGCCATTCCCCCACCGGTTATGGCTTGAAGCAAACCCTGGGCGAGTCCGCCGGCACCCAGAGTTTCGACTCGGTGATGCAGGCCGACGTGGTGCTGGTGATCGGCGCCAACCCCACCGACGCCCACCCGGTGTTCGGCTCCCAGCTCAAGCGCCGCCTGCGCCAGGGCGCGCGGCTGATCGTCATCGACCCGCGGCGCATCGATCTGGTCGATTCGCCCCATGCCCGTGCCGAACTGCACCTGCAACTGCGCCCAGGTACCAACGTGGCCATGCTCAATGCCCTGGCCCATGTGATCGTCACCGAAGGCCTGCTCGATCAGCGCTTCATCGACGCCCGCTGTGAAACCGAAGACTTCGCCCGTTGGCGCGACTTCGTCGCCCGTGCCGACAACGCCCCCGAAGTGCTAGGCCCGGTGTGCGGCGTGCCCGCCGAGCAGATCCGCGCCGCTGCCTGGCTGTACGCCACCGGCGGCAACGCGGCGATCTACTACGGCCTGGGCGTCACCGAGCATAGCCAGGGCAGCACGGCGGTGATGGGCATCGCCAACCTGGCCATGGCCACCGGCAACATCGGCCGCGAAGGCGTAGGGGTGAACCCGCTGCGCGGGCAGAACAACGTGCAGGGCTCTTGCGACATGGGCTCGTTCCCCCATGAGCTGCCCGGCTACCGGCATATTTCCAACGAAAGCGTGCGCGCCGAGTTCGAGCAGGCCTGGGGCGTAACCCTGCAACCCGACCCGGGCCTGCGCATCCCCAACATGTTCGAAGCGGCGCTGGACGGCAGTTTCAAGGCGCTGTACTGCCAGGGCGAGGACATCGCCCAGAGCGACCCCAACACCCAGCACGTCACTGCGGCATTGCTGGCCATGGAGTGCGTGGTGGTGCAGGACATCTTCCTCAACGAGACGGCCAAGTTCGCCCATGTGTTCCTGCCGGGCAGCTCGTTCCTGGAGAAGGACGGCACCTTCACCAACGCCGAGCGGCGCATCTCGCGGGTGCGCAAGGTAATGGAGCCGCTGGCCGGCAAGGCCGACTGGGAGGCCACCATGGCCCTGGCCGGCGCCCTGGGCTACGCCATGGATTACCAGCATCCGTCGCAGATCATGGACGAGATCGCCCGCCTGACCCCGACCTTCCGCCGGGTCAGCTACGCCGAGCTCGACCGTCACGGCAGCCTGCAATGGCCGTGCAACGACGCCGCGCCCGATGGCACACCCACCATGCACATCGACCAGTTCGTGCGCGGCAAGGGGCGTTTCATGCTCACCGGCTACGTGCCTACCGACGAGAAGGTCAACACCCGCTACCCGCTGCTACTGACCACCGGGCGCATCCTCAGCCAGTACAACGTCGGCGCGCAGACACGGCGCACCCGCAACGTCGCCTGGCATGACG
This genomic stretch from Pseudomonas entomophila harbors:
- a CDS encoding PspA/IM30 family protein; its protein translation is MSLLKKIVTALRGGASEVGEAIVDSQALRILDQEIRDADNNLIDARNQLVKIMAKHKTAQQRIEEFNKTIGDWEQKAIAALDKGEEGLAHECAARIADLTNQRDSEQALADQFGASVKTLTDTVNKTESQIKGLKQQVDLIKARESVQRAQVSAASATGGANGSLETAVGSLDRIKKRQSERAAELEAAAELAGKADGSDLEARLKAAGIGGSNSGADDVLARLKAKAAKPE
- a CDS encoding DUF2491 family protein yields the protein MGWLKRFMGFEAPKPAATSAKASGNLPFGLASGRLIKLDSSLKLLLDGHSELEVPDQEVVWAVGEVDLGQSMRLARFYMEDEDYWLQVVMNGASADDVRDIILFGYYSAVPITSDAELKRLVGPDSSIGLPYYEHEGYEFVRQWGSEDGQTELTPISEWVTSPETSYRIQHLSMLYARETGLTDRREFLLLSVEEDEEGNVSLTTSVGVTLQSTDFHVI
- a CDS encoding DUF350 domain-containing protein gives rise to the protein MLEALRMSLNAEAVIGFILYISVALVLFWVFQFIYTHLTPHREFALIRDNNSAAAIALGGALIGFSLPASNIIAYSVSLLDFVVWVVIAAAVQLLAFGITSLVLKGLANRIAKGEMAAAIYAAAVAISVGFLNSACMTPSV
- a CDS encoding DUF1190 domain-containing protein; this translates as MRRSSVKLVLASSLPLALSACSAPEETYTVSKRTNYTTVQACVDDKVPVDVCSDAYMQALADHRRIAPTYGDKAACEADFVPDYCQVTSDGRYMPRLGGFELAVSGEVSQSQVDAARAQIENSGQGGSGGSNVNGLLTGLLLGQVLSGGNRQYYSQPVYQYRDSRGDYRNSTLGQQVDQGKRFERSDQAQSSGTGSYTYSGGSSNRNYTSTSSTRSSVSSSTSRGGFGSQATARSGWGGKSSGGFSFGG
- a CDS encoding glutathionylspermidine synthase family protein, producing the protein MRRISIEERPDWRATAEREGFTFHTIDGERYWDERGYYQFSEAQVSRDLEAPTQELHAMCLDAVERIVDSEALMTRLAIPPAFFDLVRRSWKEGQRHLYGRFDFSYDGSGPAKLIEANYDTPTSLYEAAAFQLIWLEEQIQRGVLAPHASQFNTLAEDLVKAFAAFEREGTFYFSAIGGSAEDRGTTDFLRKMAEHVGIATRHIDLEDIGLDGAGRFVDLEGRPIPRLFKLHAWEHIFHEDFGRAIAGSGTQFIEPAWKSLISNKGILPLLWEWHAGHPNLLPAYLDQDPRSPVPKGWVRKPYFSREGANVDIRTPDDQRVFEDGPYDDAPYILQAFAPLPKFGDSYTLIGSWVIGDQASGIGIREDDSLITKDSSRFLPHVVLG
- a CDS encoding formate dehydrogenase subunit gamma codes for the protein MPDESNHLPLIQRVLTREKHTPGALLPILHAIQAGIGYIPDAAVGEIAHALNLSLAEVRGVISFYHDFRTTPPARHTLRLCRAESCQSRGAEALAAQLREQLGLDDHGTSEDGAQSLRPVYCLGACACSPALELDGQLHARVTPERLRALVAGCREEVKAC
- a CDS encoding NADH-ubiquinone oxidoreductase-F iron-sulfur binding region domain-containing protein: MLNLCIPCDSVARAVGADAVADALVLEAERRQMPLRIKRTSARGLYWLEPLLELETEAGRLGFGLVTVEDVPGLLDALASDPGSHALALGLVEQIPYLKTQQRLLFARAGITRPLSLDDYHANGGFEGLRQATLMEGDEVVAAVLDSGLRGRGGAAFPAGIKWRTVRQAQAVRKYVVCNADEGDSGTFADRMLMEGDPFLLIEGMIIAGLAVGASHGYIYVRSEYPDAIRVLNEAILLAREAGYLDVAGNSLAFHLEVRVGAGAYICGEETALLESIEGKRGIVRAKPPLPALEGLFGQPTLVHNVLTLASVPIILAKGAAFYRDFGMGRSLGTLPFQLAGNVLRGGLVERAFGLTLRELVEGYGGGTASGRPLKAAQVGGPLGAWVPPANFDTPLDYEAFAAMGAMLGHGGVVVADDTLDMAGMARFALQFCAEESCGKCTPCRIGSTRGVEVIDRLIASTDPAYRQSQAGLLRDLCDTMQYGSLCAMGGMTPYPVVSALEHFPADFGLATAEAER
- the fdhF gene encoding formate dehydrogenase subunit alpha, whose translation is MIHYFDPSNDIDLGTPARTSETQVSLSIDGRAISVPAGTSVMRAATLLGTTIPKLCATDSLEAFGSCRMCMVEIDGMRGYPASCTTPVTEGMVVRTQTPRLADLRRNVMELYISDHPLDCLTCSANGNCELQTVAGQVGLREVRYGYEGANHLAEQKDVSNPYFDYEPSKCIVCNRCVRACEEIQGTFALTITGRGFDSRVAAAGGDDFLASECVSCGACVQACPTATLSEKSLVQMGQPERAVITTCAYCGVGCSFRAEMKGDQLVRMVPDKQGGANHGHACVKGRFAWGYATHPDRITKPMIRKRLQDPWQEVSWDEAVTYAASEFRRIQLKYGRDSIGGITSSRCTNEEAYLVQKLVRTAFGNNNVDTCARVCHSPTGYGLKQTLGESAGTQSFDSVMQADVVLVIGANPTDAHPVFGSQLKRRLRQGARLIVIDPRRIDLVDSPHARAELHLQLRPGTNVAMLNALAHVIVTEGLLDQRFIDARCETEDFARWRDFVARADNAPEVLGPVCGVPAEQIRAAAWLYATGGNAAIYYGLGVTEHSQGSTAVMGIANLAMATGNIGREGVGVNPLRGQNNVQGSCDMGSFPHELPGYRHISNESVRAEFEQAWGVTLQPDPGLRIPNMFEAALDGSFKALYCQGEDIAQSDPNTQHVTAALLAMECVVVQDIFLNETAKFAHVFLPGSSFLEKDGTFTNAERRISRVRKVMEPLAGKADWEATMALAGALGYAMDYQHPSQIMDEIARLTPTFRRVSYAELDRHGSLQWPCNDAAPDGTPTMHIDQFVRGKGRFMLTGYVPTDEKVNTRYPLLLTTGRILSQYNVGAQTRRTRNVAWHDEDRLEIHPTDAESRGISEGDWVGIGSRSGQSVLRAKVSTRVAPGVVYTTFHFPESGANVITTDNSDWATNCPEYKVTAVEVVKVFQPSEWQKRYQRFSDEQRRLLKERRHAEAKEEVRR